A window from Sinorhizobium fredii encodes these proteins:
- a CDS encoding efflux RND transporter permease subunit codes for MPSFFIDRPIFAWVVAIFIMVAGIIAIPLLPVSQYPDVAPPQISINTTYPGASSQDTYQSVTRLIEDELNGVEGLLYFESTSSASGSVEINATFEPGTDPSQASVDIQNRVQRVEPRLPDSVKQQGVQVDEAGSGFLLIISLTSTDGSMDAIGLGDYLSRNVLSEIQRVQGVGRAQMFATERSMRVWLDPDKMLGLNLTAADVTAAIQAQNAQIASGSIGAQPNPITQQISAPVVIKGQLSSPEEFGAIVLRANADGSAVRLRDVARIEIGGENYSFSTRLNGKPSAAIAVQLSPSGNAISTSQAIKARMDELAEFFPPGLEYSIPYDTSPFVAVSIQKVVETLVEAMVLVFLVMFLFLQNIRYTIIPTLVVPVALLGTCAVMLAMGFSINVLTMFGMVLAIGILVDDAIIVVENVERIMSEEGLTPKEATRKAMKQITGAVIGITLVLASVFIPMAFFPGAVGVIYRQFSLTMVVSILFSAFLALSLTPALCASFLKQVPKGHHHAKRGFFGWFNRSFDRTSRGYTGMVGRLVTRTGRFMIIYLALLGGLAWAFMQLPSSFLPDEDQGFVIVMMQLPSEATGNRTTEVIEQAEHIFGQEPAVDTIVAINGFSFFGTGQNAGLAFVTLKDWSERDANNAAQSIAGRATMAMSQIKDAISFALSPPAIQGLGTTGGFSFRLQDRAGLGEAALAEARDQLLGLAAQSKVVTGVRFEGMPDAAQVSVNIDREKANTFGVTFADINSTISTNLGSSYVNDFPNAGRMQRVTVQADENERMQTADLLNLNVRNSNGGMVPLSAFANIEWVKAPTQTVGYNGYPAVRISGEAAPGYSSGDAITEMERLVAELPPGFGYEWTGQSLQEIQSGTQAPLLIALSCLLVFLCLAALYESWSIPVSVIMVVPLGVIGAVLAVMMRDMPNDVYFKVGLIAIIGLSAKNAILIIEFAKELREQGKPLIEATLEAVHLRFRPILMTSLAFTLGVLPLAIATGASSGSQRAIGTGVMGGMISATVLAIFFVPVFFVFVMKIFGWRKARGAAPVAASESATPAE; via the coding sequence ATGCCCAGCTTTTTCATCGACAGGCCGATCTTTGCCTGGGTGGTGGCGATCTTCATCATGGTCGCCGGCATCATTGCGATCCCGCTCCTGCCCGTGTCGCAATATCCGGACGTCGCGCCGCCGCAGATCTCGATCAACACCACCTATCCCGGCGCCTCGTCGCAGGACACCTATCAGAGCGTCACGCGGCTGATCGAGGATGAACTGAACGGCGTCGAGGGCCTGCTGTACTTCGAATCGACCTCGAGCGCGTCGGGCTCCGTCGAGATCAATGCGACCTTCGAGCCGGGCACCGACCCCAGCCAGGCCTCGGTCGACATCCAGAACCGGGTGCAACGCGTCGAACCGCGGCTGCCCGATTCGGTGAAGCAGCAGGGCGTCCAGGTGGACGAGGCCGGCTCCGGCTTCCTTCTGATCATCTCGCTGACCTCGACCGACGGATCGATGGACGCGATCGGTCTCGGCGACTATCTGAGCCGCAACGTCTTGAGTGAAATCCAGCGCGTTCAGGGCGTCGGCCGCGCCCAGATGTTCGCGACCGAGCGCTCGATGCGCGTCTGGCTCGATCCGGACAAGATGCTCGGCCTCAACCTGACCGCCGCCGACGTGACGGCGGCCATCCAGGCGCAGAACGCCCAGATCGCCTCGGGCTCGATCGGCGCCCAGCCGAACCCGATCACCCAGCAGATCAGCGCCCCAGTGGTGATCAAGGGCCAGCTTTCGTCGCCGGAGGAATTCGGCGCCATCGTGCTTCGGGCGAACGCCGACGGCTCGGCCGTCCGGCTGCGCGACGTCGCCCGCATCGAAATCGGCGGCGAGAACTATTCCTTCTCGACCCGCCTCAACGGCAAGCCCTCGGCCGCCATCGCCGTGCAGCTCTCGCCGAGCGGCAATGCGATCTCGACCTCGCAGGCGATCAAGGCGCGCATGGACGAGCTCGCCGAGTTCTTCCCGCCGGGCCTCGAATATTCAATCCCCTACGACACCTCGCCCTTCGTCGCCGTCTCGATCCAGAAGGTGGTGGAGACGCTCGTCGAAGCCATGGTGCTCGTCTTCCTGGTGATGTTCCTGTTCCTGCAGAACATCCGCTACACGATCATCCCGACGCTGGTCGTGCCGGTCGCCCTGCTCGGCACCTGCGCGGTCATGCTGGCGATGGGGTTCTCGATCAACGTCTTGACCATGTTCGGCATGGTGCTGGCGATCGGCATTCTCGTCGACGATGCGATCATCGTCGTCGAGAACGTCGAGCGCATCATGTCGGAGGAAGGGCTGACGCCGAAGGAGGCGACCCGCAAGGCGATGAAGCAGATCACCGGCGCGGTGATCGGCATCACCCTGGTGCTCGCCTCGGTGTTCATTCCGATGGCCTTCTTCCCGGGTGCCGTCGGCGTGATCTATCGCCAGTTCTCGCTGACCATGGTGGTTTCGATCCTATTCTCGGCCTTCCTTGCCCTGTCGCTGACGCCGGCGCTCTGCGCGAGCTTCCTGAAGCAGGTCCCTAAGGGCCATCATCACGCCAAGCGCGGCTTCTTCGGCTGGTTCAACCGCAGCTTCGACCGGACCTCGCGCGGCTATACCGGCATGGTCGGACGCCTGGTGACGCGCACCGGCCGCTTCATGATTATCTACCTCGCACTGCTCGGCGGCCTCGCCTGGGCCTTCATGCAGCTCCCTTCGTCCTTCCTGCCGGACGAGGACCAGGGCTTCGTCATCGTCATGATGCAGCTGCCGTCGGAAGCGACCGGAAACCGCACGACGGAGGTCATTGAACAGGCGGAGCATATCTTCGGCCAGGAGCCGGCGGTCGACACGATCGTCGCCATCAACGGCTTCTCCTTCTTCGGCACCGGCCAGAACGCGGGGCTAGCCTTCGTGACGCTCAAGGACTGGAGCGAGCGCGACGCCAACAACGCGGCCCAGTCGATCGCCGGCCGCGCAACAATGGCGATGAGCCAGATCAAGGACGCGATCAGCTTCGCGTTGTCGCCGCCGGCAATCCAGGGCCTCGGCACGACCGGCGGCTTCTCCTTCCGGCTGCAGGACCGCGCCGGGCTCGGCGAAGCGGCGCTGGCTGAGGCACGCGACCAGCTTCTCGGTCTTGCCGCCCAGAGCAAGGTGGTGACGGGCGTTCGCTTCGAGGGCATGCCGGACGCGGCCCAGGTCAGCGTCAACATCGACCGCGAGAAGGCCAACACCTTCGGCGTGACCTTTGCCGACATCAACTCGACGATATCGACCAATCTCGGCTCGTCCTATGTCAACGACTTCCCGAATGCCGGCCGCATGCAGCGCGTGACGGTGCAGGCGGACGAGAACGAGCGCATGCAGACGGCTGATCTCCTGAACCTCAATGTCCGCAACTCGAACGGCGGCATGGTGCCGCTGTCGGCCTTCGCCAATATCGAATGGGTCAAGGCACCGACGCAGACGGTCGGCTACAATGGCTATCCGGCGGTCCGCATCAGCGGCGAGGCGGCTCCGGGCTACTCCTCCGGCGATGCGATCACCGAGATGGAGCGGCTGGTGGCTGAGCTTCCGCCAGGCTTCGGCTATGAATGGACCGGACAATCGCTGCAGGAGATCCAGTCGGGCACACAGGCGCCGCTGCTGATCGCGCTCTCCTGCCTGCTCGTCTTCCTGTGCCTTGCGGCGCTCTACGAGAGCTGGTCGATCCCCGTCTCGGTCATCATGGTCGTGCCGCTCGGCGTCATCGGCGCGGTGCTGGCGGTGATGATGCGCGACATGCCGAACGACGTCTACTTCAAGGTCGGCCTGATCGCGATCATCGGGCTTTCGGCGAAGAACGCCATCCTGATCATCGAGTTCGCCAAGGAGCTGCGCGAACAGGGCAAGCCGCTGATCGAGGCGACGCTCGAAGCCGTGCATCTGCGCTTCCGCCCGATCCTGATGACCTCGCTCGCCTTCACCCTCGGCGTCTTGCCGCTCGCGATCGCGACGGGCGCGAGCTCCGGCAGCCAACGCGCCATCGGCACCGGCGTCATGGGCGGGATGATCTCGGCAACGGTGCTGGCGATCTTCTTCGTGCCGGTGTTCTTCGTGTTCGTCATGAAGATCTTCGGGTGGAGAAAAGCAAGGGGCGCGGCACCTGTGGCCGCATCCGAGAGTGCCACACCCGCCGAGTAA
- a CDS encoding chemotaxis protein CheB: MGSRDVIAIGGSTGAIGAVKQLLRALPPEFAATLFIVIHVGARGKNLLSEIFKEHIAVPVTTASDGERIEAGHVYVAPADHHLLVVDGIVRLGRGPRENLARPAVDPLFRSVGMTYGTRAVGVVLTGMLNDGAAGLADLKRCGGVTVVQNPQDAAAPDMPLGALKASDVDYRASLADLPQLLVQLTSEAAGPPVAIPDDLRLEVDIALGRQIDPEAIATIADAVPLSCPACGGVLSQMKSWPPLRFRCQVGHAYTSDTLAAESEGSVDEAMRVALRIIEERVTLCEKMADDARRSGRDAAAAANTRRADEGREHAETLRRAILGKTAGAADEVEEVE, encoded by the coding sequence ATGGGCAGCCGCGACGTAATTGCTATTGGAGGGTCGACGGGGGCAATTGGCGCCGTCAAGCAGCTGCTTCGCGCGCTTCCTCCCGAATTCGCCGCCACCCTATTCATCGTCATTCATGTCGGCGCGCGCGGAAAGAACCTGCTCTCAGAGATCTTCAAGGAACACATCGCCGTTCCAGTGACGACGGCGAGCGACGGCGAGCGGATCGAAGCCGGTCATGTCTATGTCGCGCCCGCTGACCATCATCTTCTCGTCGTCGACGGTATCGTCAGGCTCGGCCGAGGACCGCGCGAGAATCTGGCTCGACCGGCGGTCGACCCGCTCTTCAGATCGGTTGGCATGACTTACGGCACCCGAGCCGTCGGAGTGGTCCTGACGGGGATGTTGAACGACGGCGCGGCGGGTCTTGCCGATCTCAAGCGCTGCGGCGGCGTAACCGTGGTGCAGAACCCGCAGGATGCGGCTGCACCCGACATGCCGCTCGGAGCCCTGAAGGCGAGCGACGTCGACTATCGCGCTTCGCTTGCGGATCTGCCTCAGCTGCTCGTCCAGCTCACGAGCGAGGCGGCCGGGCCGCCGGTTGCTATACCGGATGACCTCAGACTCGAGGTCGATATTGCGCTGGGCCGGCAGATCGACCCTGAAGCGATCGCCACCATTGCCGACGCCGTTCCCCTGTCCTGCCCCGCTTGCGGAGGCGTTCTTTCACAGATGAAGAGCTGGCCGCCGCTCCGCTTCCGTTGTCAGGTCGGTCATGCCTATACGTCAGATACGCTGGCGGCCGAGTCGGAGGGTTCCGTCGACGAGGCGATGCGGGTGGCGCTGCGGATCATCGAGGAAAGGGTGACACTCTGCGAAAAGATGGCCGACGATGCGCGGCGCAGCGGTCGAGACGCCGCAGCCGCCGCCAACACCCGGCGGGCCGACGAGGGCCGCGAGCATGCGGAAACCTTGCGCCGTGCCATTCTCGGCAAGACCGCCGGCGCGGCCGACGAGGTCGAGGAAGTCGAATAG
- the polA gene encoding DNA polymerase I, translating into MKNGDHLFLVDGSGFIFRAFHAIPPLNRKSDGLPVNAVAGFCNMLWKLLTDARDTSVGVTPTHFAVIFDYSSKTFRNTLYDQYKANRTAPPEDLIPQFGLIRHATRAFNLPCIEKEGYEADDLIATYARLAEEAGAGVTIVSSDKDLMQLVTANVSMYDSMKDKQITIPDVIEKWGVPPEKMIDLQAMTGDSTDNVPGIPGIGPKTAAQLLEEYGDLDTLLSRAGEIKQQKRREAIIANAEKARLSRELVTLKKDTPLDVPLEDLRLDSQDGPRLIAFLKTMEFNTLTRRVAAATETDAEAIEPAHVPVEWGAEAHGPDLDVGEAAGPPPTPASSSASPPRGTAAKAAVSFLTGKGDAYVTGATPQELAQARADYFAKAPFDHSAYVTIRDLATLDRWIADAREAGVLGFDAETNSLDPMRAELVGLSMAFADYGNNPLGGTIRAAYVPLIHRNGVSDLLGGGMVENQVPAREALSRLKVLLEDPSVLKVAQNLKYAYLVMKRHGIVLQSFDDTMLMSYVVDAGNGGHGMDSLSERWLGHVPIPYKDVTGTGKASVSFDFVDIDKATAYAAEDAEVTLRLWHVLKPRLAAKGLTRVYERLERPLVAVLAQMEERGITVDRQILSRLSGELAQGAAALEDEIYRLAGETFTIGSPKQLGDILFGKMGLPGGSKTKTGQWSTSASVLEELAAVGHELPRKIVDWRQLTKLKSTYTDALPGFVHPETKRVHTCYALAATTTGRLSSSEPNLQNIPVRTTEGRKIRTAFIATPGHRLVSADYSQIELRVLAHVAEIPQLRQAFADGVDIHAMTASEMFGVPVEGMPSEIRRRAKAINFGIIYGISAFGLANQLSIERSEAGEYIKRYFERFPGIRDYMENTKAFAREHGYVETIFGRRAHYPDIRSSNPSHRAFNERAAINAPIQGSAADIIRRAMVKMEPALEAAKLSARMLLQVHDELIFEVEESEIERTLPVIVSVMENAAMPALNMKVPLKVDARAAQNWDEAH; encoded by the coding sequence ATGAAAAACGGTGATCATCTCTTCCTCGTCGACGGCTCGGGCTTCATCTTCCGGGCGTTCCACGCCATCCCGCCGCTCAACCGCAAGTCGGACGGGCTTCCGGTCAATGCGGTGGCAGGCTTCTGCAACATGCTCTGGAAGTTGCTGACCGATGCGCGCGACACGTCGGTCGGCGTGACGCCGACCCATTTCGCAGTGATCTTCGATTATTCCTCCAAGACCTTCCGAAACACGCTTTACGACCAGTACAAAGCGAACCGCACGGCGCCGCCGGAGGACCTGATCCCGCAATTCGGGCTGATCCGCCACGCCACCCGCGCCTTCAACCTGCCCTGCATCGAGAAGGAAGGCTACGAGGCCGACGACCTGATCGCCACCTATGCGCGGCTCGCCGAGGAAGCGGGCGCCGGCGTCACCATCGTTTCCTCCGACAAGGACCTCATGCAATTGGTGACCGCCAATGTGTCGATGTACGACAGCATGAAGGACAAGCAGATCACCATTCCTGACGTCATCGAGAAATGGGGCGTGCCGCCCGAGAAGATGATCGACCTCCAGGCGATGACCGGCGATTCCACCGACAATGTTCCGGGCATTCCCGGCATCGGCCCGAAGACGGCGGCCCAGCTCCTCGAAGAATATGGCGACCTCGACACGCTGCTTTCGCGGGCCGGCGAGATCAAGCAGCAGAAGCGGCGCGAGGCGATCATCGCCAATGCCGAGAAGGCGCGCCTGTCGCGCGAGCTCGTCACCCTGAAGAAGGACACGCCGCTCGACGTGCCGCTCGAGGATCTGCGGCTCGATTCGCAGGACGGACCGAGGCTGATCGCCTTCCTGAAGACGATGGAATTCAACACTTTGACGCGCCGCGTCGCCGCGGCGACCGAGACGGATGCGGAGGCGATCGAACCGGCGCATGTGCCGGTCGAATGGGGCGCCGAGGCGCACGGGCCCGATCTCGACGTCGGCGAGGCGGCCGGTCCGCCGCCGACGCCGGCATCGTCGAGCGCTTCGCCGCCGCGCGGCACTGCCGCCAAGGCTGCGGTTTCCTTCCTCACGGGCAAGGGTGACGCCTATGTCACCGGAGCGACGCCCCAGGAGCTGGCGCAGGCGCGCGCCGACTATTTCGCCAAGGCGCCTTTCGACCATTCGGCCTATGTGACGATCCGCGATCTCGCAACCCTCGACCGCTGGATCGCCGATGCCCGTGAGGCGGGCGTCCTCGGTTTCGATGCGGAAACCAACTCGCTCGACCCGATGCGGGCGGAGCTCGTCGGCCTTTCGATGGCGTTTGCCGATTACGGCAACAATCCCCTGGGCGGTACCATCCGCGCCGCCTATGTGCCGCTGATCCACAGGAACGGCGTAAGCGATCTTCTGGGCGGGGGCATGGTGGAAAACCAGGTGCCGGCGCGCGAGGCGTTGAGCCGGCTAAAGGTCCTGCTGGAAGACCCGTCGGTGCTCAAGGTCGCCCAGAACCTGAAATACGCCTATCTGGTCATGAAGCGGCACGGCATCGTCCTGCAGAGCTTCGACGACACCATGCTGATGTCCTATGTGGTCGATGCCGGCAATGGCGGGCACGGCATGGATTCGCTTTCCGAGCGTTGGCTCGGCCACGTGCCTATTCCCTACAAGGACGTCACCGGCACCGGCAAGGCGTCGGTGAGCTTCGATTTCGTCGACATCGACAAGGCGACCGCCTATGCCGCCGAGGACGCGGAGGTGACGCTTCGTCTCTGGCATGTATTGAAGCCGCGGCTGGCCGCCAAGGGCCTGACGCGCGTCTATGAACGCCTCGAAAGGCCGCTGGTCGCTGTCTTGGCTCAGATGGAGGAGCGCGGCATCACCGTCGACCGCCAGATCCTCTCGCGCCTTTCGGGCGAACTGGCGCAGGGCGCCGCAGCGCTCGAAGACGAGATCTACCGGCTGGCCGGCGAAACCTTCACCATCGGCTCGCCGAAGCAGCTCGGCGACATCCTGTTCGGCAAGATGGGCTTGCCGGGCGGCTCGAAGACGAAGACCGGTCAATGGTCGACCTCCGCTTCGGTGCTCGAAGAGCTTGCCGCCGTCGGACACGAACTGCCGCGCAAGATCGTCGACTGGCGCCAGCTCACCAAGCTGAAATCGACCTACACCGACGCCTTGCCCGGCTTCGTGCATCCGGAGACGAAGCGCGTCCACACCTGCTACGCGCTCGCCGCCACCACGACGGGGCGGCTTTCCTCCTCCGAGCCGAACCTCCAGAATATTCCGGTGAGGACCACCGAGGGCCGCAAGATCCGGACTGCCTTCATCGCGACCCCGGGCCACAGGCTGGTGTCGGCCGATTACAGCCAAATCGAGCTGCGGGTCTTGGCGCATGTGGCCGAGATTCCGCAGCTTCGCCAAGCCTTTGCCGATGGCGTCGACATCCATGCGATGACCGCATCGGAGATGTTCGGCGTGCCGGTGGAGGGGATGCCGAGCGAGATCCGCCGCCGCGCCAAGGCGATCAATTTCGGCATCATCTACGGCATCTCGGCCTTTGGGCTCGCCAACCAGCTTTCGATCGAGCGCTCGGAAGCGGGCGAGTACATCAAGAGATATTTCGAGCGCTTCCCCGGCATTCGCGACTATATGGAGAACACCAAGGCTTTTGCCCGCGAGCACGGCTATGTCGAAACGATCTTCGGCCGCCGCGCCCACTACCCGGATATCCGCTCCTCCAATCCCTCGCACCGCGCTTTCAACGAGCGCGCGGCGATCAACGCGCCGATCCAGGGCTCGGCCGCCGACATCATCCGCCGGGCGATGGTGAAGATGGAACCGGCGCTGGAAGCGGCGAAGCTTTCCGCCCGCATGCTGCTCCAGGTCCACGACGAATTGATCTTCGAGGTCGAGGAGAGCGAAATCGAGCGCACGCTTCCGGTGATCGTCTCGGTGATGGAGAATGCCGCAATGCCGGCGCTCAACATGAAGGTGCCGCTGAAGGTCGACGCGCGCGCCGCGCAGAATTGGGACGAGGCGCATTAG
- a CDS encoding ABC transporter ATP-binding protein, whose product MGSLQLQSIRKAYGGHEVLKGIDLEVKDGEFVIFVGPSGCGKSTLLRTIAGLEDATSGSVQIDGVEVGHVAPAKRGIAMVFQSYALYPHLTVKDNMGLGLKQAGVPKPEIEEKVGKAAGMLSLEPYLARRPAELSGGQRQRVAIGRAIVREPKLFLFDEPLSNLDAALRVNTRLEIARLHRSLKATMIYVTHDQVEAMTLADKIVVLNGGRIEQVGSPMELYNRPANLFVAGFIGSPQMNFIDGERFGDGEAKTVGIRPEHIGLSRESGKWKAKVIHVEHLGADTIVYLESDEVGPLTVRLFGEHRYAADDIVHATPVIGGMHRFDSEGRVINSGQ is encoded by the coding sequence GTGGGATCACTGCAACTCCAATCCATCCGCAAGGCCTATGGCGGCCATGAGGTGCTGAAGGGCATCGACCTCGAGGTGAAGGACGGCGAATTCGTCATCTTCGTCGGCCCGTCGGGCTGCGGAAAGTCGACCCTGCTCCGCACCATCGCCGGTCTCGAGGACGCGACCTCCGGCAGCGTGCAGATCGACGGCGTCGAGGTCGGCCATGTGGCGCCGGCCAAACGCGGCATCGCCATGGTCTTCCAGTCCTACGCGCTTTACCCGCACCTGACGGTGAAGGACAATATGGGCCTGGGCTTAAAGCAGGCCGGCGTGCCGAAACCCGAGATCGAGGAGAAGGTCGGCAAGGCGGCCGGCATGCTGTCGCTAGAGCCCTATCTCGCCCGCCGTCCGGCGGAGCTTTCAGGCGGCCAGCGCCAGCGCGTCGCGATCGGCCGGGCCATCGTGCGCGAGCCGAAGCTGTTCCTCTTCGACGAGCCGCTGTCGAACCTCGATGCGGCGCTGCGCGTCAACACGCGCCTCGAAATCGCCCGGCTGCACCGCAGCCTTAAGGCGACGATGATCTATGTCACCCACGACCAGGTCGAGGCGATGACGCTCGCCGACAAGATAGTGGTGCTGAACGGCGGACGCATCGAGCAGGTCGGCTCGCCGATGGAGCTCTATAACCGGCCCGCCAATCTCTTCGTCGCCGGCTTCATCGGCTCGCCGCAGATGAACTTCATCGACGGCGAGCGGTTCGGCGACGGCGAGGCCAAGACCGTCGGCATTCGCCCCGAACATATCGGCCTGTCGCGCGAGAGCGGCAAATGGAAGGCGAAGGTGATCCATGTCGAGCATCTCGGCGCCGACACCATCGTCTATCTCGAATCCGACGAGGTTGGGCCGCTGACGGTGCGGCTCTTCGGCGAACACCGCTACGCGGCCGACGACATCGTCCATGCCACCCCGGTGATCGGCGGCATGCACCGCTTCGACAGCGAGGGGCGGGTGATCAATTCCGGGCAGTAG
- a CDS encoding TetR family transcriptional regulator has translation MRRTKADAEETRKKILSAAERVFYKKGVSGTTLDKVASEAGVTRGAIYWHFANKTDLFLALYDAVPLPQEDMIAREIETEASDTLAIVEAATGDWLEMLAVDEQRQRVLAIMLRCDYDNEMSAVLDRQKEMKERHTAMLELAFARALERGQLRDNWTPTSAVRTLHWMMTGLCTEWLLFGRRFDLAAEGRDALKRLFASFRQTLPAQSAA, from the coding sequence ATGCGCCGAACCAAGGCCGATGCCGAGGAAACCCGAAAGAAGATCCTGAGCGCCGCCGAGCGCGTCTTTTACAAGAAGGGTGTTTCGGGCACGACCCTCGACAAGGTTGCCAGCGAAGCGGGCGTGACCCGCGGCGCCATCTACTGGCATTTCGCCAACAAGACCGATCTTTTCCTGGCGCTCTACGATGCGGTGCCTTTGCCGCAGGAAGACATGATCGCCCGCGAGATCGAGACCGAGGCCTCCGACACGCTGGCGATCGTCGAGGCAGCGACCGGCGACTGGCTCGAAATGCTTGCGGTAGACGAGCAGCGGCAGCGCGTTCTCGCAATCATGCTCCGGTGCGACTACGACAATGAAATGTCCGCCGTGCTCGACCGCCAGAAGGAGATGAAGGAGCGCCACACCGCCATGCTCGAACTCGCCTTCGCCCGCGCGCTCGAGCGCGGGCAATTGCGCGACAACTGGACGCCGACTTCCGCCGTCCGCACGTTGCACTGGATGATGACGGGCCTCTGTACCGAATGGCTGCTCTTCGGCCGCCGTTTCGATCTCGCAGCCGAGGGGCGCGACGCCCTCAAGCGCCTCTTCGCCAGCTTCCGGCAGACTCTTCCCGCCCAGTCCGCCGCCTGA
- a CDS encoding response regulator, translated as MERKADHNLPLAGARILVAEDELLIALDMEAAFRDAGADIVGPCMTLEAALDAARNEPLSLAVLDIRLGNATTENVSDLLAERGIPFLFYSGQALPDAMQRKCDGAVVVDKPATQQDLVGAAASMLTA; from the coding sequence ATGGAGCGGAAAGCTGATCATAACCTGCCTCTTGCCGGCGCCAGAATTCTGGTCGCCGAAGACGAGCTTCTGATCGCGCTCGACATGGAGGCCGCATTCCGCGACGCCGGCGCCGACATTGTCGGGCCATGCATGACGCTGGAAGCCGCCTTGGATGCGGCCAGAAACGAGCCGCTTTCTCTCGCCGTGCTTGATATACGCCTCGGGAATGCGACGACTGAGAATGTCAGCGATCTGCTGGCCGAACGCGGCATCCCCTTCCTGTTCTACAGCGGACAAGCGCTGCCCGACGCGATGCAACGGAAATGCGACGGCGCGGTGGTGGTCGACAAGCCGGCTACCCAGCAGGACCTCGTTGGCGCCGCCGCAAGCATGCTGACGGCCTGA
- a CDS encoding efflux RND transporter periplasmic adaptor subunit, which yields MHMTRPILAASLTAVLLLAGCQKNDEQAAAPAFPPAAVAVFTTAAEPLPITNELPGRITPTRIAEVRPRVTGIVVERVFEQGTMVKEGDVLYRIDPAPFQVKVDSAEATLQRAIAVRDQAKQTADRQSRLKEAQVAAVQQYDDAIATLAQAEADIGIAEAGLAEAKLNLQYANVTAPISGRIGRALITEGALVSASDTQNLATIQQLDPVYADFTQSATDLIRLRKALQDGQLISGKNEAEVQLILDDGTPYGLKGRLLFSEAAVDATTGQVTLRGEFPNPNNDLLPGMYVRVQIQQGLEKDAITVPQQAVQRNNAGQSQVYVVTADKKVEFRNVTLGRTVGERWQVTAGLRAGEKVIVEGFQKIGPGAPVEPTDWKPGAKPGTEQQSAAAAGDKSATAVK from the coding sequence ATGCATATGACCCGACCGATACTGGCCGCCTCGCTGACAGCCGTGCTGCTTCTCGCCGGCTGCCAGAAGAACGACGAGCAGGCCGCGGCCCCGGCTTTTCCTCCGGCGGCGGTCGCCGTTTTCACGACCGCGGCGGAGCCTTTGCCGATCACCAACGAGCTGCCCGGCCGCATCACGCCGACGCGGATCGCCGAGGTTCGGCCGCGCGTTACCGGCATCGTCGTCGAACGGGTGTTCGAGCAGGGCACGATGGTCAAGGAAGGCGACGTGCTCTACCGGATCGACCCGGCGCCGTTCCAGGTCAAGGTCGACAGCGCCGAGGCGACGCTGCAGCGGGCAATTGCCGTGCGCGACCAGGCCAAGCAGACCGCCGACCGGCAGTCGCGGCTGAAGGAGGCGCAGGTCGCGGCCGTCCAGCAATATGACGACGCGATCGCGACGCTCGCCCAGGCCGAGGCCGACATCGGCATTGCCGAGGCGGGCCTCGCGGAGGCGAAGCTCAACCTCCAATACGCCAATGTGACTGCGCCGATCAGCGGCCGCATCGGCCGGGCGTTGATCACCGAAGGTGCGCTGGTCAGCGCGAGCGACACACAGAACCTCGCAACCATTCAGCAGCTCGATCCCGTCTATGCCGACTTCACCCAGTCGGCGACCGACCTCATCCGTCTGCGCAAGGCGCTTCAGGACGGCCAGCTGATCAGCGGCAAGAACGAGGCGGAGGTGCAGCTCATCCTCGACGACGGCACGCCCTATGGGTTGAAGGGCCGGCTGCTCTTCTCCGAGGCGGCGGTCGACGCGACCACCGGCCAGGTGACGCTGCGCGGCGAATTTCCCAACCCCAACAACGATCTGCTGCCGGGCATGTATGTGCGCGTGCAGATCCAGCAGGGGCTGGAAAAGGACGCGATTACTGTCCCGCAGCAGGCGGTGCAGCGCAACAATGCCGGCCAGTCCCAGGTCTATGTCGTGACCGCCGACAAGAAGGTCGAGTTCCGCAACGTCACGCTCGGGCGAACCGTCGGCGAGCGCTGGCAGGTTACCGCGGGCCTCAGGGCCGGTGAGAAGGTCATCGTCGAAGGCTTCCAGAAGATCGGCCCCGGCGCTCCCGTCGAACCCACCGATTGGAAGCCGGGCGCCAAGCCCGGAACCGAACAGCAGAGTGCGGCGGCCGCCGGCGACAAGTCCGCCACCGCAGTGAAGTGA